In the Leifsonia sp. 466MF genome, one interval contains:
- a CDS encoding recombinase family protein produces MKKMTAAAIYARISSDQTGEGLGVQRQLEDCRRLAKDRDWVIAGEYVDNDVSAYSGKPRLAYERMVGDIVERRIDAVLVYHLDRLTRRPVELEHFIDVCTVAGVDVTTVTGDVGLGNDNGLLIARITSAMAAAESGRKSARIRRKMLQNAQMGKPNGGANRPFGYESDRITIRDAEAAIIREVVSRYLDGESLNSLTRWMNEKAVPTSGVADSWSVRTLRPILISGRIAGLRDHHGKTVGPAVWPGIITPEQHETVLDTFASRHIERRPPHLYLLSGLLRCGRCGNTLVTTSPRGVRRYTCTRTPGSSGCGQLSINASMLEEFIAPAIVLRLESPEIGPVLVARAEPGQHPEQLGEVVRAQQAMLQLAAMLGAGELTRAEFLEARKAAAARHARAVKRLDRVAGIRLFDGWASEGAAHMSAWQQLPLARRREIARTVLTSAVVQPRPRGARVLDPTRVELVWAT; encoded by the coding sequence ATGAAGAAGATGACTGCCGCAGCGATATACGCGCGGATCTCCTCCGACCAAACGGGGGAAGGGTTGGGCGTGCAACGCCAACTCGAGGACTGCCGCCGGTTAGCCAAAGACCGGGACTGGGTGATCGCCGGCGAGTACGTAGACAACGATGTTTCTGCCTACTCGGGGAAACCGCGGCTCGCCTACGAGCGAATGGTCGGAGATATTGTCGAGCGACGGATCGACGCGGTTCTGGTGTATCACTTGGACCGGCTCACCAGACGCCCGGTCGAATTAGAGCACTTCATCGACGTATGCACCGTTGCCGGCGTGGATGTCACCACGGTTACCGGGGATGTTGGGCTGGGAAACGACAACGGGCTGCTGATTGCCCGGATCACCAGTGCCATGGCGGCGGCAGAGTCCGGAAGGAAGTCAGCGCGAATCCGTCGCAAGATGCTGCAAAACGCACAAATGGGCAAACCCAACGGCGGGGCCAATCGACCGTTCGGATACGAATCCGACCGGATCACCATTCGTGATGCCGAAGCAGCCATCATCCGCGAGGTCGTCTCCCGCTACCTGGACGGGGAGTCACTGAACTCGCTGACCCGCTGGATGAACGAGAAGGCGGTCCCGACATCCGGGGTGGCGGACTCATGGAGTGTCCGCACCCTTCGCCCGATCCTGATCAGTGGACGCATCGCCGGATTGCGTGACCATCATGGGAAAACCGTGGGGCCCGCGGTGTGGCCCGGGATAATCACCCCCGAGCAGCACGAGACGGTGCTCGACACGTTCGCGTCTAGGCACATTGAGCGGCGGCCGCCGCACCTGTACCTGCTTAGCGGCCTGCTGCGGTGCGGTCGCTGCGGTAATACGCTGGTCACGACGTCGCCGCGGGGCGTGCGCCGCTACACCTGCACGAGAACACCAGGATCCAGCGGATGTGGCCAACTCTCCATCAATGCCTCGATGCTCGAGGAGTTCATAGCCCCGGCCATTGTGCTGCGGCTGGAATCGCCCGAAATCGGGCCTGTTCTGGTTGCCCGGGCAGAACCGGGTCAGCACCCGGAGCAGCTGGGCGAAGTCGTTCGCGCGCAACAGGCGATGCTTCAGCTAGCTGCGATGCTCGGCGCGGGGGAGCTTACCCGCGCCGAATTCCTGGAAGCCCGGAAGGCCGCGGCTGCTCGCCATGCCAGGGCGGTGAAACGGCTTGACCGGGTCGCCGGTATCCGCTTGTTCGATGGCTGGGCGAGCGAGGGCGCCGCACACATGTCTGCGTGGCAACAGCTCCCACTGGCTCGTCGACGAGAGATCGCCCGGACGGTGCTCACGTCTGCTGTCGTCCAACCGCGTCCAAGGGGAGCCCGCGTCCTCGATCCGACTCGTGTCGAACTCGTCTGGGCGACGTAG
- a CDS encoding LacI family DNA-binding transcriptional regulator, producing MKPDSEAARRPSLIDVATAAGVSRSAASRALLGQVGVTTAVRDAVAKAAADLGYVKDIRAHALKATSTSTIGIVVRTVRLDFYAELIAAMQDRLEALGYSTALTAASDGDHHATGAFGRILGLRPDAIIVASGRIPSRSIEAVGAQVPVTAIGPTSTSKLVGSVADDGSGTDALAQLITDAGHRKIGVVMYSRARSTTLSRRSRLLWEALERRGLEPFPVKASSRADGVDPEGLRESLNRITALMCPNDPTLIAAWNLLDSWGVQVPDDLALTGYDGLGQVATPVFGLTTWRQDVAAMAEAATRQTLDRIAAPNTKPQHVLVQGSLLRGRTV from the coding sequence GTGAAACCCGATTCAGAAGCGGCGCGGCGACCCTCTCTCATCGACGTCGCCACCGCAGCCGGCGTCTCGCGATCCGCGGCGAGTAGAGCGCTTCTCGGCCAAGTGGGCGTCACCACCGCCGTGCGCGACGCCGTGGCCAAGGCAGCTGCCGACCTCGGCTACGTCAAGGACATTCGAGCGCACGCGCTGAAGGCGACATCCACGAGCACGATCGGCATCGTCGTCCGTACCGTGCGGCTCGATTTCTACGCCGAGTTGATCGCAGCAATGCAAGATCGGTTGGAAGCCCTCGGCTACAGCACGGCCTTGACGGCCGCGTCCGACGGCGATCACCATGCGACGGGGGCGTTCGGTCGCATTCTCGGTCTCCGACCGGACGCGATCATCGTCGCGTCCGGTCGAATCCCCTCGCGCAGTATCGAGGCTGTCGGTGCGCAAGTGCCGGTTACGGCCATCGGCCCAACGTCCACCTCGAAATTGGTCGGGTCTGTCGCAGACGACGGATCGGGCACAGACGCCCTCGCGCAGCTCATCACCGACGCCGGTCATCGAAAGATCGGGGTGGTCATGTACTCGCGGGCCCGCTCCACAACCCTGAGCCGTCGATCTCGGCTGCTGTGGGAGGCGCTCGAACGGCGGGGCCTCGAGCCCTTCCCCGTCAAGGCAAGCAGCCGAGCCGACGGCGTCGACCCGGAGGGTCTCCGGGAATCGCTGAACCGGATCACAGCATTGATGTGCCCCAACGATCCGACGCTCATCGCCGCGTGGAACCTGCTCGACAGCTGGGGGGTTCAGGTTCCGGACGACCTTGCCCTGACTGGGTACGACGGGCTCGGGCAAGTAGCCACACCCGTCTTCGGCCTCACCACCTGGCGACAGGATGTGGCGGCCATGGCTGAGGCTGCGACACGGCAGACTCTTGATCGAATCGCGGCGCCGAACACGAAACCGCAGCACGTTCTTGTGCAGGGTTCGCTGCTCCGCGGGAGAACTGTCTAA
- a CDS encoding endonuclease/exonuclease/phosphatase family protein, with translation MSIRTLTWNVLYRDRRERAAILADYVTRIKPDVVMLQETSPADAAALAHSTGLRLAAVPDVLSDADTSVPALLTRAAFRAPSVIELPHPQRRHYYGVTATVHHDGAHVQAASAHLRHTWQAGRMGCDDDYRAAARGVAMPADADTEFAESVNHRLDQLACLLTALDEAQTGTDARLLAGDMNFVPDGREYNAIVGAGWTDAWRAAPRLGSGATILDTNPLVLDNPRPYRGYATSLMPGSTSRLDYTLDFHFSRGSVSAGRAWVVGEPENVDTGAWPSDHLGIVVDYHL, from the coding sequence ATGAGCATTCGCACCCTGACCTGGAACGTGCTCTATCGCGATCGCAGGGAACGAGCAGCCATCCTGGCCGACTATGTGACCCGGATCAAACCCGACGTAGTGATGCTGCAAGAGACCAGCCCGGCCGACGCAGCGGCACTCGCGCACAGCACCGGGCTCCGCCTCGCGGCGGTCCCCGATGTCCTGTCCGATGCGGACACCAGCGTCCCCGCGCTTCTGACCCGTGCCGCTTTCCGCGCACCCTCGGTCATCGAACTGCCGCACCCCCAACGGCGCCACTACTACGGCGTGACCGCGACGGTCCACCACGACGGAGCCCATGTGCAGGCCGCGTCCGCGCACCTTCGACACACCTGGCAGGCGGGACGCATGGGGTGCGACGACGACTATCGAGCGGCCGCTCGAGGGGTGGCGATGCCCGCCGACGCAGATACCGAATTCGCCGAGAGCGTCAATCACCGCCTCGACCAGCTCGCATGCCTCCTTACGGCACTCGACGAGGCGCAGACCGGCACCGACGCACGGCTCCTCGCCGGCGACATGAACTTCGTTCCCGACGGCCGCGAATACAACGCGATTGTCGGAGCCGGTTGGACCGACGCCTGGCGCGCTGCCCCCCGGTTGGGATCGGGTGCGACCATCCTCGACACCAACCCCCTGGTCCTCGACAACCCGCGACCGTATCGGGGTTACGCGACGTCACTGATGCCGGGAAGCACGAGCAGGCTGGACTACACGCTCGACTTCCACTTCTCCCGCGGATCGGTATCCGCGGGACGCGCGTGGGTGGTCGGTGAACCAGAGAACGTCGACACGGGCGCCTGGCCGAGCGACCACCTCGGCATCGTGGTGGACTATCACCTGTGA
- a CDS encoding ABC transporter permease, with amino-acid sequence MALLTARPARPILVSRVGRIAGVVGLVAIIAWFLVTFLYWPNLSIIHSALFPPTGSFFDTIHALAASEQVQSALTNTIIVAVVSVVTVNIVGIAQAFLLEAFHLRAKAFFAIAFAVPLVFGSVSAVTGYAAVYGSNGLLTHAMLSVFPGIPPNWFSGILAVILVHTFTMTGYHFLFLRPAIRRVDFSLVEAARSLGVRPIRALASVVLPVLRPTLLAAVLMVFIAAVGSFAAPNILGGGHFTMIGPLIQALTAFGRPDMSAVLGLGLGILTAALLVLVLRTERRAALFAGAKSAKPFQPLRIHRSGARVALYGAASILAVINLAPLVTTLLMSLSSPAAIRNGSIGAPTLENYIHVFTSSAQLGPLLNSLLLCAIAIPAALVLGVAVTHLTHRKRGLIPAALQASLLLPYFLPGVLLALGFLIAFGASSALVGGQVLVGGFWILPLAYTVALLPTVFRFVRADYASMDPALDEAARSLGATGLRRFRTIMLPLLIPVLLQVAALGFNSTFDEYTISVLLYNINSTPFGVALGTLAATQDPSTVGISTAYVVISTLIALTMVIVADRMSQRASRLIGGSAGA; translated from the coding sequence GTGGCTCTCCTAACAGCCAGACCCGCGCGACCCATCCTGGTCTCCCGGGTAGGGCGCATCGCCGGAGTAGTCGGCCTCGTCGCCATCATCGCCTGGTTCCTGGTGACGTTCCTGTACTGGCCCAACCTCTCCATCATCCACTCTGCCCTTTTCCCGCCCACCGGATCCTTCTTCGACACCATCCACGCACTTGCGGCGTCGGAACAGGTCCAGTCCGCGCTGACGAACACCATCATCGTCGCCGTCGTGTCGGTCGTTACGGTGAACATCGTCGGCATCGCGCAGGCATTCCTACTTGAAGCATTCCACCTCCGCGCCAAGGCCTTCTTCGCTATCGCCTTCGCCGTCCCCCTGGTGTTCGGGTCCGTGTCCGCTGTGACAGGGTATGCGGCGGTCTACGGTTCGAACGGGCTGCTTACACACGCCATGCTCAGCGTCTTTCCCGGGATTCCACCGAACTGGTTCTCCGGCATACTCGCGGTGATCCTCGTTCACACCTTCACGATGACCGGATACCACTTCCTCTTCCTCCGTCCTGCCATTCGAAGGGTCGACTTCTCTCTCGTCGAAGCCGCTCGGTCCTTGGGAGTGCGACCGATACGTGCCCTCGCCTCCGTGGTGCTGCCGGTCCTCCGGCCGACTCTTCTCGCTGCGGTGCTGATGGTCTTCATCGCAGCTGTCGGGTCATTCGCCGCCCCGAACATCCTCGGCGGCGGGCATTTCACCATGATCGGGCCGCTGATCCAAGCGTTGACCGCATTCGGCCGTCCCGACATGTCGGCGGTGCTCGGGCTCGGACTCGGAATCCTGACAGCGGCGCTCCTGGTCCTGGTGCTTCGGACGGAGCGCCGGGCGGCTTTGTTCGCCGGTGCGAAATCAGCGAAGCCCTTCCAGCCGCTACGCATTCACCGCAGTGGTGCGCGGGTCGCCCTGTACGGAGCCGCCAGCATCCTCGCCGTCATCAACCTGGCGCCGCTGGTGACGACGCTGCTGATGTCGCTGTCCAGTCCCGCGGCCATCCGGAACGGCAGCATCGGTGCTCCCACCTTGGAGAACTACATCCACGTCTTCACCTCCTCCGCACAGCTCGGGCCGTTGCTGAACTCGCTCCTGCTGTGTGCGATCGCCATCCCGGCCGCGCTGGTCCTCGGCGTCGCCGTCACCCATCTGACCCACCGCAAGCGCGGGCTCATTCCGGCAGCGTTGCAGGCGAGCCTGCTGCTGCCCTATTTCCTGCCCGGCGTGCTGTTGGCCCTGGGGTTCCTCATCGCATTCGGGGCGAGTAGCGCCCTCGTCGGCGGTCAAGTGCTGGTCGGTGGATTCTGGATCCTGCCCCTGGCCTACACGGTCGCCCTGTTGCCGACCGTCTTTCGCTTCGTCCGAGCGGACTACGCCAGCATGGATCCGGCACTCGACGAGGCGGCCCGCTCCCTGGGCGCGACCGGACTTCGACGATTCCGGACCATCATGCTCCCGTTGCTCATCCCGGTTCTGCTACAGGTGGCTGCCCTCGGCTTCAACTCGACCTTCGACGAGTACACGATCTCCGTCCTGCTCTACAACATCAACAGCACGCCGTTCGGTGTTGCTCTGGGAACTCTCGCCGCGACCCAGGATCCGAGCACCGTCGGAATATCGACCGCCTATGTGGTCATCAGCACCCTCATCGCGCTGACGATGGTCATCGTGGCCGACCGCATGTCGCAACGCGCATCGCGCCTCATCGGCGGATCGGCGGGTGCATGA
- a CDS encoding ABC transporter ATP-binding protein, which produces MGSPHPGGVTVDDLTVRYGDRDALSGMSFQVERGEFMTFLGPSGCGKSTLLRTIAGLVDATSGSITINGEEVTALPPEDRHLGFVFQSYALFPHLNVAQNVAYGLRAQRLPRREIPERVGEALAITGLEDLREATPARLSGGQQQRVAIARVLATRPSVLLMDEPLSNLDAVLRVRLRDEIRALHDRIGITTLYVTHDQEEALSMSDRIAVMNHGRFSQVAAPETLYSDPADAYTCEFIGESTKLDLHMAAVFGITPTAGVNLYVRPEHVHLGSPADQAAGEVYSAVGQIRQRTYLGASSRMIVRVGGGDIVARPGGQAAARWATGDPVRCTVRKEDLLWLS; this is translated from the coding sequence ATGGGTTCCCCCCACCCCGGCGGTGTAACCGTCGACGACCTGACCGTACGTTATGGCGACCGGGATGCGCTCAGCGGAATGTCGTTCCAGGTCGAGCGCGGCGAGTTCATGACCTTTCTCGGCCCCTCCGGCTGCGGCAAGTCCACTCTGTTGCGCACCATCGCCGGCCTCGTCGATGCGACGTCGGGCAGCATCACCATCAACGGGGAGGAGGTGACAGCGTTGCCCCCCGAGGACCGCCACCTGGGATTCGTGTTCCAAAGCTATGCACTGTTCCCCCACCTCAACGTTGCTCAGAACGTTGCGTACGGTCTGCGAGCGCAACGCCTCCCCCGCCGGGAGATCCCCGAGCGGGTCGGCGAAGCGCTGGCGATCACGGGTCTGGAAGACCTGCGGGAGGCAACCCCTGCCCGACTCTCGGGCGGTCAGCAGCAACGTGTCGCCATCGCACGCGTTCTCGCGACTCGTCCCAGCGTCCTGCTGATGGACGAACCGCTGTCGAACCTCGACGCTGTGCTGCGCGTTCGACTCCGCGACGAGATCCGTGCACTGCACGACCGGATCGGGATCACCACCCTGTATGTCACCCACGACCAGGAAGAAGCTCTCAGCATGTCCGACAGGATCGCCGTGATGAATCACGGCCGATTCTCCCAAGTGGCGGCGCCGGAGACGCTGTATAGCGATCCGGCGGACGCCTACACCTGCGAGTTCATCGGCGAGTCCACCAAACTCGATTTACACATGGCCGCGGTGTTCGGGATCACGCCGACGGCAGGCGTCAACCTCTATGTCCGTCCGGAACACGTGCACCTCGGCTCTCCCGCGGACCAGGCGGCAGGCGAGGTCTACAGCGCCGTCGGGCAGATCCGGCAGCGCACCTATCTCGGGGCGTCGAGCCGAATGATCGTTCGCGTCGGCGGCGGCGATATCGTCGCGCGGCCCGGCGGCCAGGCGGCCGCGCGCTGGGCCACCGGGGACCCCGTGCGCTGCACCGTACGAAAGGAGGACCTGCTGTGGCTCTCCTAA
- a CDS encoding extracellular solute-binding protein, whose translation MSSRLRTIAAVIGITAVLAVALTGCSSGPATGASSADATPTSVRGQTIVVYSPQGSDARGEYMVKRAKDDLGITVTFVSGGGGDLTNRLLAEKNNTQADVVLGLGEAQLTQVANAGILQPYTPSWTDDVPKNLRGSDKDFTLATQTPIVIAYNTAKMSAADAPKSWEDLAKPEYKNKFVFPSITGQTGQAAAVGILWRYTDHATGTVSQKGWDVLSKIEANSFAVSAGQKFDWNWVTSGAQPIVVSWLGGIQTGASDNKLELATVNTKGGSPYVQTGAGLVKGSSHAAAAKAFIDWFGSTNFQVDFVNATNNDTPVNSAAVKELGDKAAALHSIDKQDIDWSVVTKHLSDWLQKIQLSSGS comes from the coding sequence ATGTCCTCCCGACTCCGCACCATCGCCGCCGTCATCGGCATCACAGCCGTCCTCGCCGTCGCCCTGACAGGATGCTCATCCGGACCAGCAACAGGGGCCTCGTCCGCTGACGCGACTCCGACCTCGGTGCGTGGCCAGACGATCGTCGTCTACTCGCCCCAGGGATCCGACGCGCGCGGGGAGTACATGGTCAAGCGAGCCAAGGACGATCTCGGGATCACCGTGACGTTCGTCTCGGGCGGCGGCGGGGATCTGACGAACCGCCTTCTCGCGGAGAAGAACAACACCCAGGCCGACGTCGTCCTGGGCCTCGGTGAGGCTCAGCTCACCCAGGTGGCGAACGCTGGAATCCTTCAGCCCTACACGCCCTCCTGGACCGATGACGTTCCCAAGAATCTCCGTGGGTCGGACAAGGACTTCACCCTCGCCACCCAGACGCCGATCGTGATCGCCTACAACACGGCCAAGATGTCAGCGGCAGACGCACCGAAAAGCTGGGAAGACCTCGCGAAACCCGAGTACAAGAACAAGTTCGTGTTCCCTTCCATCACCGGCCAGACCGGACAAGCGGCGGCTGTCGGCATCCTCTGGCGATACACCGACCACGCGACCGGCACGGTGTCCCAGAAGGGATGGGATGTGCTGAGCAAGATCGAGGCCAACTCCTTCGCGGTCTCCGCTGGTCAGAAGTTCGACTGGAACTGGGTCACATCCGGCGCGCAGCCGATCGTGGTCAGCTGGCTCGGCGGAATCCAGACCGGCGCATCCGACAACAAGCTCGAACTCGCGACGGTGAACACGAAGGGCGGATCGCCCTACGTGCAGACCGGTGCCGGCCTGGTAAAGGGCAGCTCGCACGCCGCAGCGGCGAAAGCCTTCATCGACTGGTTCGGGTCGACGAACTTCCAAGTCGATTTCGTGAACGCGACCAACAACGACACGCCGGTCAACTCGGCAGCGGTCAAGGAGCTCGGTGACAAGGCGGCCGCCTTGCACAGCATCGACAAGCAGGACATCGACTGGTCGGTCGTGACTAAGCACCTCAGCGACTGGCTTCAGAAGATCCAGCTCTCCAGCGGTAGCTGA
- the nagB gene encoding glucosamine-6-phosphate deaminase, with protein sequence MTEVIVVSNQYVAGTLAAEVLHELIRRRPNAVLGLATGSTPRPVYQALAASVKAARLDVSRIRGFALDEYVGLQTGHPESYRAVIDREVIGPLGLNPSLVQVPDGSADRIEHSGARYEEAITTAGGIDAQILGVGTDGHIGFNEPGSSLASRTRVKTLTAQTRADNARFFASLEEVPTHCITQGLGTILKARRLLLLAFGASKAEAIAGAVEGPVTSRLPASTIQLHEHATVIVDEAAASRLENLEYYRYAYANKPRWQVL encoded by the coding sequence GTGACCGAAGTCATCGTGGTGAGCAATCAATACGTCGCGGGAACGCTTGCCGCGGAGGTGCTGCACGAACTCATCAGGCGCAGACCGAATGCGGTCCTCGGCCTGGCAACCGGATCCACACCCCGGCCGGTCTACCAGGCTCTCGCCGCCAGCGTGAAGGCGGCCCGCCTGGACGTCTCCCGGATCCGCGGGTTCGCGCTGGACGAATACGTCGGGCTGCAGACCGGCCACCCGGAAAGCTACCGAGCGGTCATCGATCGCGAAGTGATCGGACCCCTGGGGCTGAATCCGTCGCTCGTTCAGGTCCCGGACGGCTCGGCAGATCGAATCGAGCATTCCGGCGCACGTTACGAAGAAGCCATCACGACCGCAGGGGGCATCGACGCGCAGATTCTCGGGGTCGGAACCGACGGTCACATCGGGTTCAACGAGCCGGGCTCCTCCCTCGCGTCACGCACCCGGGTGAAGACCCTCACCGCCCAGACCCGAGCCGACAACGCGCGCTTCTTCGCATCACTCGAAGAGGTACCCACTCACTGCATCACTCAAGGCCTTGGCACCATCCTGAAAGCCCGACGGCTCCTTCTGCTCGCTTTCGGCGCGAGCAAGGCAGAAGCGATCGCTGGCGCCGTCGAAGGTCCGGTCACGTCGCGCCTTCCGGCGTCGACGATCCAGCTGCACGAGCATGCCACAGTGATCGTCGACGAGGCGGCCGCGTCGCGGCTGGAGAACCTCGAGTACTACCGGTATGCCTACGCGAACAAGCCGCGGTGGCAGGTTCTTTGA
- a CDS encoding carbohydrate ABC transporter permease — translation MTTLTETAPPQTSPQTQPAPRVRRKRRWSAALIYAVVIIWSLISLFPALFAVSSSFKLKRDVLQPLNFIFTPTLNNYTDLFVENHMGGYIQNSIVVTIGSVIPSLFLALMAAYGLTRFGLRKERSVALNILSFRMIPAIAVVIPFFLITQFIHLLDTPWILIIATLTMNVPLAVWMLRGFMRDIPVEIDEAAQLDGASRWRILWTVHFRLLGPGIVSTALLLVIQTWNEFAFAQFLTSVNARTYPTTVNFFISIAGTDFGQMAAAITVGTIPVLILAALFQRRLVSGLSYGAV, via the coding sequence ATGACCACCCTCACCGAAACCGCTCCCCCACAAACGTCGCCACAGACCCAGCCCGCCCCTCGAGTGCGCCGCAAACGGCGTTGGTCGGCAGCCCTGATCTACGCGGTCGTCATCATCTGGTCACTGATCTCCCTCTTCCCCGCCCTGTTCGCCGTCTCCTCCTCGTTCAAGCTGAAGAGGGACGTGCTCCAGCCCCTGAACTTCATCTTCACCCCGACGCTGAACAACTACACCGACCTGTTCGTCGAGAACCACATGGGCGGCTACATCCAGAACAGCATCGTCGTCACCATCGGCTCGGTGATTCCGTCCCTGTTCCTGGCCCTCATGGCCGCCTACGGACTGACCCGGTTCGGCCTGAGGAAGGAACGCTCCGTCGCGCTGAACATCCTGTCGTTCCGGATGATCCCTGCGATCGCCGTGGTCATCCCCTTCTTCCTGATCACCCAGTTCATCCACCTTCTGGACACCCCGTGGATCCTCATCATCGCCACGCTCACCATGAACGTCCCGCTCGCGGTGTGGATGCTTCGCGGGTTCATGCGCGATATCCCGGTCGAGATTGACGAAGCGGCGCAGTTGGATGGCGCGTCCCGGTGGCGCATCCTGTGGACCGTCCACTTCCGGCTTCTCGGTCCGGGCATCGTCTCGACCGCCCTGCTCCTCGTCATCCAGACCTGGAATGAGTTCGCGTTCGCTCAGTTCCTGACGTCGGTGAATGCCCGCACCTACCCCACGACGGTGAACTTCTTCATCTCCATCGCCGGCACGGACTTCGGGCAGATGGCCGCCGCGATCACCGTCGGCACCATCCCCGTCCTGATCCTGGCCGCCCTGTTCCAGCGTCGTCTGGTCTCTGGCCTGTCCTACGGCGCCGTCTGA
- a CDS encoding carbohydrate ABC transporter permease: MTATTDSAPKQFTHELTRRTTRTGRLYIAPALIVVLAVGVLPGLFLYGVSLFDYNRGTPLSSAKFVGFDNYTRLLSGSDGNFWPAVGVTIAFLLTSTATTVVLGTIFALLLDRILVGRRLFTTLFLVPLVMAPVMAGLLWRLMFNDLNGALNAFLRPLGLDQAWLGSPPLAFLSVLAVETWQWTPFVALIMFAGIRSLDYRPKEAAQIDGANAWQVFRHITFPMLQPIFGLVVALRLIDSVKVFDTAYALTQGGPGKATETLGLMIFHYGLYTSGWIGRASAIAVLLLILVILVSQFVTRYLKRAEGLQG; the protein is encoded by the coding sequence GTGACTGCAACAACTGACAGCGCACCGAAGCAATTCACCCACGAACTCACCCGGCGAACAACTCGCACCGGCCGTCTCTACATCGCCCCCGCCCTGATCGTCGTCTTGGCCGTCGGAGTACTGCCCGGCCTGTTCCTCTACGGCGTCAGCCTTTTCGACTACAACCGCGGAACACCACTATCCAGTGCGAAGTTCGTCGGCTTCGACAACTACACTCGGCTGCTCTCCGGCTCCGACGGCAACTTCTGGCCCGCCGTCGGTGTCACCATCGCGTTCCTGCTCACCTCCACAGCCACCACCGTCGTTCTCGGAACGATCTTCGCTCTTCTCCTGGATCGCATCCTCGTCGGTCGCAGGCTGTTCACCACCCTGTTCCTCGTCCCTCTGGTGATGGCTCCGGTCATGGCAGGGCTCTTGTGGCGCCTGATGTTCAACGACCTCAATGGAGCACTCAACGCGTTCCTGCGTCCCCTAGGACTCGATCAGGCGTGGCTCGGATCCCCGCCGCTGGCGTTCCTCTCCGTCCTCGCCGTCGAGACCTGGCAGTGGACACCGTTCGTCGCGCTCATCATGTTCGCCGGCATCCGGTCGCTCGACTACCGCCCGAAAGAGGCAGCACAGATCGATGGGGCGAACGCCTGGCAGGTATTCCGCCACATCACCTTCCCGATGCTCCAGCCGATCTTCGGCCTGGTGGTCGCACTGCGCCTGATCGACTCCGTCAAAGTCTTCGACACCGCGTACGCCCTCACCCAGGGCGGCCCCGGCAAGGCGACGGAGACGCTCGGGCTGATGATCTTCCACTACGGCCTCTACACCTCCGGATGGATCGGGAGAGCGTCGGCCATCGCCGTACTTCTCCTGATCCTGGTCATACTCGTCTCCCAATTCGTCACCAGGTACCTCAAGCGAGCAGAAGGGCTGCAAGGATGA